The following coding sequences lie in one Phragmites australis chromosome 8, lpPhrAust1.1, whole genome shotgun sequence genomic window:
- the LOC133926072 gene encoding peroxisomal acyl-coenzyme A oxidase 1-like, whose protein sequence is MAMDPVEVDHLAAERATAQFDVEEMKVVWAGSRHAVDVADRMARLVASDPVFRKDNRTMLSRKDLFKDTLRKAAHAWKRIVELRLTEEEASLLRLYVDQPGYIDLHWGMFVPAIKGQGTEEQQKKWLPLAYKFQIIGCYAQTELGHGSNVQGLETTATFDPKTDEFIIHSPTLTSSKWWPGGLGKASTHAIVYARLITEGKDYGIHGFIVQLRSLEDHSPLPGITLGDIGGKFGSGAYNSMDNGVLRFDHVRIPRDQMLMRLSQVTREGKYVHSDVPKQLLYGTMVFVRQSIVADASKALSRAVCIAVRYSAIRKQFGSQVGSPETQVLNYKTQQSRLFPLLASAYAFRFVGDWLKWLYMDVTHKLEAKDFSTLQEAHACTAGLKALTTSATADAIEECRKLCGGHGYLNSSGLPELFAVYVPACTYEGDNVVLLLQVARILMKTVSQLASGKQPVGTMAYMGKVQYLMQCKCAVNTAEDWLNHVAIQEVFEARALRMAVNCAQNVSQAPSQEEGFYERSPDLLEAAIAHIQLIIVTKFIEKLQQDIPGHGVREQLQSLCNVYALYLVHKHLGDFLATGCITPKQGALANEQLGKLYAQVRPNAVALVDAFDYTDHYLGSVLGRYDGNVYPALYEEAWKDPLNETVVPEGYHEYLRPLLKQQLKLSRL, encoded by the exons ATGGCGATGGATCCTGTGGAGGTGGACCACCTCGCCGCCGAGAGAGCCACCGCGCAGTTCGACGTCGAAGAGATGAAGGTCGTATGGGCCGGCTCCCGCCACGCCGTCGATGTCGCCGACCGCATGGCCCGCCTCGTCGCATCCGACCCA GTGTTCCGCAAGGATAACAGGACCATGCTCTCCAGAAAGGACTTGTTCAAGGACACTCTAAGAAAAGCCGCCCATGCATGGAAGCGAATTGTTGAGCTACGTCTTACAG AAGAGGAAGCCAGTTTGCTGAGGCTATATGTCGACCAACCTGGATATATTGATCTGCATTGG GGCATGTTTGTTCCTGCTATAAAAGGGCAAGGAACCGAAGAGCAGCAGAAGAAGTGGTTACCACTGGCCTACAAGTTCCAGATAATTGGGTGCTATGCGCAGACTGAACTTGGTCACGGCTCAAATGTTCAGGGCCTTGAAACAACTGCTACATTTGATCCAAAGACTGATGAGTTCATTATCCACAGCCCGACTCTGACGTCCAGCAAA TGGTGGCCTGGTGGCTTGGGGAAAGCTTCAACTCATGCAATTGTTTATGCTCGACTGATAACTGAGGGAAAGGACTACGGCATACATG GTTTCATTGTACAACTTCGAAGCTTGGAGGATCACTCCCCGCTTCCTGGTATTACCCTTGGTGATATTGGTGGGAAATTCGGTAGTGGTGCATATAACAGTATGGATAATGGTGTTCTAAGATTTGACCATGTGCGCATCCCGAGGGATCAAATGTTGATGAG GCTTTCACAAGTTACGAGGGAGGGGAAATATGTACACTCAGATGTTCCAAAGCAGCTGCTTTACGGGACAATGGTTTTTGTCCGTCAGTCAATTGTCGCAGATGCTTCTAAGGCTTTGTCCCGTGCTGTTTGCATTGCTGTACGATACAGTGCTATCCGTAAGCAGTTTGGCTCTCAAGTTGGTAGCCCTGAGACTCAG GTCCTTAATTACAAGACTCAACAAAGCAGACTCTTTCCTTTGCTGGCTTCAGCATATGCATTTAGATTCGTTGGTGATTGGCTCAAGTGGCTATACATGGATGTCACACATAAACTGGAAGCTAAGGATTTCTCAACACTGCAAGAAGCTCATGCCTGTACTGCTGGTCTGAAGGCTCTGACAACATCTGCAACAGCT GATGCGATTGAAGAATGCCGAAAGCTCTGTGGTGGACATGGTTACCTAAACAGCAGTGGGCTTCCTGAATTGTTTGCTGTCTATGTTCCTGCTTGCACTTATGAAGGAGACAATGTCGTTTTGCTTTTGCAG GTTGCAAGGATTCTAATGAAGACCGTCTCTCAATTGGCTTCTGGAAAACAACCTGTTGGTACAATGGCTTACATGGGTAAAGTACAATATTTGATGCAGTGCAAATGTGCTGTCAATACAG CCGAAGATTGGCTTAATCATGTTGCCATACAAGAGGTATTTGAGGCTAGGGCTCTCAGGATGGCGGTAAATTGCGCCCAGAACGTAAGCCAAGCGCCAAGCCAAGAAGAAG GTTTCTATGAGCGGTCCCCAGATTTGCTTGAGGCTGCGATAGCTCACATCCAGTTGATTATTGTAACCAA GTTCATCGAGAAACTGCAGCAGGACATTCCTGGACATGGAGTAAGGGAACAACTCCAGAGCCTTTGCAATGTTTATGCACTGTaccttgttcacaagcacctgGGCGACTTCCTGGCGACTGGGTGCATCACACCCAAGCAGGGAGCATTGGCAAACGAGCAGCTCGGAAAGCTTTACGCCCAG GTGCGGCCGAATGCTGTGGCGTTGGTTGATGCGTTCGACTACACGGACCACTACCTGGGGTCGGTTCTTGGGCGGTACGACGGCAATGTGTACCCTGCGCTGTACGAGGAGGCGTGGAAGGACCCTCTGAACGAGACGGTGGTGCCGGAGGGGTACCACGAGTACCTCCGCCCCTTGCTCAAGCAGCAGCTCAAGCTCTCCAGGCTCTGA
- the LOC133926073 gene encoding glutaminyl-peptide cyclotransferase-like isoform X2, translated as MPAGSRRRPPPPHLRRAMPPASFSVSAPTATPPPPLPPPLYLRRPVIAAAAALAALLLFATTYAPWRAGYPPPALLSRAAVATRFYSFDLVREYPHDPDAFTQGLLYGGNGILFESTGLHHRSSVRKVELRTGKVLDHHQMDGNMFGEGLTLVGNRLFQVTWLKNDGFIYDRHNFSKRESFTHKMSDGWGLATDGKVLFGSDGTSKLYQLDPKSFEVMKMATVKYQGNEVPYLNELEYIDGEVWANVWQTDCIARISPEDGLVVGWIFLHELRRHLWNSGNTLCRGNRM; from the exons ATGCCCGCCGGCTCCCGACGGaggcccccgccgccgcacctCCGCCGCGCCATGCCCCCCGCCTCCTTCTCCGTCTCCGCCCCCACCGCCACCCCACCTCCACCCCTGCCCCCGCCGCTCTACCTCCGCCGCCCGGTcatcgccgccgcggccgcgcttGCCGCGCTCCTCCTCTTCGCCACCACCTACGCCCCCTGGCGCGCCGGCTACCCACCGCCCGCCCTCCTAAGCCGCGCAGCGGTCGCCACCAGGTTCTACTCCTTCGACCTGGTCCGCGAGTACCCGCACGATCCGGATGCCTTCACCCAG GGTCTCTTGTACGGAGGAAATGGCATTCTTTTCGAGTCGACTGGCCTTCACCACAGG TCTTCTGTCCGCAAGGTTGAGCTTCGAACCGGAAAA GTTTTGGATCACCACCAAATGGATGGGAATATGTTTGGAGAAGGTCTAACTCTTGTCGGCAACAG ATTGTTTCAAGTTACCTGGTTGAAGAATGACGGATTTATATACGATCGACATAACTTCAGCAAA CGCGAGAGTTTTACCCATAAAATGAGTGATGGTTGGGGTCTGGCGACTGATGGAAAAGTTCTTTTTGGCAGTGATGGTACTTCAAAGTTGTATCAGCTGGATCCAAAGTCATTTGAAG TCATGAAAATGGCGACTGTCAAATATCAAGGTAATGAAGTCCCATATCTTAATGAGCTGGAGTATATTGATGGTGAAGTGTGGGCAAATGTCTGGCAG ACAGATTGCATAGCCAGAATCTCCCCTGAAGATGGCCTAGTGGTGGGCTGGATCTTTCTTCACGAGCTgag GCGGCACTTGTGGAATTCTGGCAATACG TTATGTAGGGGAAACAGGATGTAA
- the LOC133926073 gene encoding glutaminyl-peptide cyclotransferase-like isoform X1, with product MPAGSRRRPPPPHLRRAMPPASFSVSAPTATPPPPLPPPLYLRRPVIAAAAALAALLLFATTYAPWRAGYPPPALLSRAAVATRFYSFDLVREYPHDPDAFTQGLLYGGNGILFESTGLHHRSSVRKVELRTGKVLDHHQMDGNMFGEGLTLVGNRLFQVTWLKNDGFIYDRHNFSKRESFTHKMSDGWGLATDGKVLFGSDGTSKLYQLDPKSFEVMKMATVKYQGNEVPYLNELEYIDGEVWANVWQTDCIARISPEDGLVVGWIFLHELRRHLWNSGNTNIDVLNGIAWDEENHRLFVTGKWWPKLYEIKLRPVDGPADGSVEKLCPKASLYG from the exons ATGCCCGCCGGCTCCCGACGGaggcccccgccgccgcacctCCGCCGCGCCATGCCCCCCGCCTCCTTCTCCGTCTCCGCCCCCACCGCCACCCCACCTCCACCCCTGCCCCCGCCGCTCTACCTCCGCCGCCCGGTcatcgccgccgcggccgcgcttGCCGCGCTCCTCCTCTTCGCCACCACCTACGCCCCCTGGCGCGCCGGCTACCCACCGCCCGCCCTCCTAAGCCGCGCAGCGGTCGCCACCAGGTTCTACTCCTTCGACCTGGTCCGCGAGTACCCGCACGATCCGGATGCCTTCACCCAG GGTCTCTTGTACGGAGGAAATGGCATTCTTTTCGAGTCGACTGGCCTTCACCACAGG TCTTCTGTCCGCAAGGTTGAGCTTCGAACCGGAAAA GTTTTGGATCACCACCAAATGGATGGGAATATGTTTGGAGAAGGTCTAACTCTTGTCGGCAACAG ATTGTTTCAAGTTACCTGGTTGAAGAATGACGGATTTATATACGATCGACATAACTTCAGCAAA CGCGAGAGTTTTACCCATAAAATGAGTGATGGTTGGGGTCTGGCGACTGATGGAAAAGTTCTTTTTGGCAGTGATGGTACTTCAAAGTTGTATCAGCTGGATCCAAAGTCATTTGAAG TCATGAAAATGGCGACTGTCAAATATCAAGGTAATGAAGTCCCATATCTTAATGAGCTGGAGTATATTGATGGTGAAGTGTGGGCAAATGTCTGGCAG ACAGATTGCATAGCCAGAATCTCCCCTGAAGATGGCCTAGTGGTGGGCTGGATCTTTCTTCACGAGCTgag GCGGCACTTGTGGAATTCTGGCAATACG AATATTGATGTCCTAAATGGAATAGCTTGGGATGAAGAAAATCACAGATTATTTG TGACAGGAAAATGGTGGCCAAAGCTTTATGAGATCAAGCTACGGCCAGTAGATGGTCCAGCAGATGGATCTGTAGAAAAATTGTGCCCAAAAGCAAGCCTTTATGGCTGA